The Limnospira fusiformis SAG 85.79 genomic interval GTTACTCTGTTGGGTTTCACCCAACCTACTTTTCTGGGTTTCAACCAACCTACTCTGTTGGGTTTCACCCAACCTACTTTTCTGCGTTTCAACCAAGTTACTATGGGGGTGAGATTAATACTTGATGTTGCGTTGACATCTAGTTTCACCCCCACCCTCAATTGTATCAGGGTTGTTAAATTACGTCCTTGCGTTTTTGCACGACTAATAACAAGCCAAACATCACCGCAATTAAACCTATCAAAATCCCCCAATATTTGCCGACATTCACATTAAACATGGAACCATAGTCCTGGAAAAAACGCTTAATGGTTCCTTCCGCTTCGCCTAAAGCACCCTCATATTTACCTCGCCATTCTCCATACTCATCCTGCCATTGTTGAATAGCTCTCTGGTACTCATTAACTCGGTCTTGATAGGCTTCTAAATCGGCTTGATATTGATCCATCTCATCCTCATAGTCCAGTTGCGCCTGAAAAGATGGGTTATCAGGTCTAGTAGGTTGTTGGGGAGGGTCGCCAGGAGATTCAGGACGGACGGGTTCTGGCTGGTCAACAGCGGGATTATACTTAGCTAAAATACCGGGAAAACTGCATTGACTAAATAGGCTAGTTCCTAAACAAATACAGTCCTGTTTTTGGGCATCAGTTAAGGCATCGCGTTCATCCTCATCTAACTGCCAACAGGGGTCTTCAGCTACATCTCGACCTACTCCAGTGATAGTAACAAAGGATTCAAACGGCCATTTGGTGAGGGTGAGATGATTAATAATGAGTCCTGGTAATCCCAAGGTGTTAATAGGTAGCATTCCTCCGCCAAAAGTAATTTGAGGAACCAAAAATATAATGGTCAATAAAGGGGCGATATTCTGATTAGGAGAAATAGCGGAAACCAATAATCCCATTACCATTCCTGCCATGGTAGCCAAAACTAAGGTTATGTACAAGGAACCATAAACGGAAAAGTCACCGGGAATCTGAACAGCTATCAGTTTAAACAATAGGAAAATTGCAGCTTGATATAAGGCGAATACTGAAGCTATACAAACCTTGGAAAGAATATAGGGAAGAATTTGTAAACCAATAGTCCTTTCCCGGCGGTAGATATCGGCTTCTTTGACAATATCGCGCATGGTGGCGATACTACCGACCATGACGGCGACTAAGGCGGTAACAAATAGCATGGTAATGACCTGCCCAAAATCGCCTTTGGTATCGTCAAACATATAGCGATTCCACGTAAACCAGTCCAGTATACCGAGAATAGGCGCGATCGCTAACATTAAGATTAAACTAGCTCGATCGCGCCTTAAAATTGACCAATTCCGATTCGATAAAATCAGAAACTGTCGCCAAGCGGAAACCCGTTTAATTGTCGCGCCGGGAACCTGTTGCGATCGCCTATTACCATTAGTTTCAGCCTGAACATTGCTGAGAGTATTTTGGCGTTTAACCACAAACCTTTGGTATTGGGAAGAGTTGAGATAATCCTGCTGCCAATCTTCAGGCGATCGCTCCCTTTCCACCTTATGATAAATTTGATTAAAGCGCTCAACCCCAAAATATTCCTGGGCTTCTTGAGGAGGGCCGAAATAAGCAATCCGACCCCCCGCACCTAAAAAGACTACTAAATCACACAGCATCACATTATCGGTAGCATGGGTAATCAAAATCACCGTCCTACCTTGGTCTGCCAGATTTCGCAGCAGATTCATAATATCAGCTTCTGTACCCGGATCTAAGCCAGAGGTTGCCTCATCCAAAAAGAATAAACTAGGCTTAGTCAACAATTCCACCCCAATAGATACCCGCTTGAGTTGACCGCCACTGAGGGCTTTAATCGGAACATCTTGACGGTGAGATAATCCCAAATCCTGGAGAACCTCATCAACCCGTTTCTGTCTTTCTGCTACAGTGGTATCAGCAGGCATTCGTAATTGGGCTGCATAATCCAAAGCCTGAGTCACAGTTAACTCAGTATGGACAATATCCTTTTGGGGAACATAACCAATTTCGGTGCGGTAGGCGTTATAGTTTTTGTACAAGTCAACCCCATTGACTAATACATGACCCCCCGTAGCTGGACGAAAGCCGTTTAGGGCATCAAGAAGGGTAGATTTACCGCCGCCACTAACCCCAGCCACTACCACAAATTCCCGCGCCTGTATCGATAGGGAAATATCATTGAGTAGGTTAACTTCTTTGGAAACCTGTTTATTTAAGCCTACCGCATCGAGGCGCAGATTACCTTCTTCGTTGACCTGTACTAGGGTCTCATCAATGTTTAAGGTGAACCGACAAGGACCGATGCGAATATTATCTCCCACCGCCAGGGAGCGATCGCCTGTAATTACTTTACCATTGACAAAGGTTCCATTGGTAGAGTTTAGGTCTGTTAACACAAAAGACCCGTTTTTCCGGGCAATTTGGGCATGGTGGCGAGACACGGAGGGATGATTAATGACTGTATGATTACTCCCATCGCGACCAATAGTAATTAGATCTTTTCCCCGTAACTCTAGGGTAAAACTTAGTACCGTGCCACTGCTCTGCCCTATAGTGTTATCAATCACTGTTTTTTCTGATCTGGCTGGGGCGGCGGCTTGGGTTGGGGCTACAGCCAGGGAACTAAAGCAAAAGGTTAGTTTAGTATCGCCTATTTGGATGGTGTCATTATTGGCTAAGGGTTGTGGCGTTTTGGGGGGAATTGTATCTGCGTTTAGCAGTGTGCCAATGGTACTGCCTAAATCCACAATTACATAGCGATCGCCTTCTAGTTTAATCTCGGCGTGATGCCGCGAAACACTCATATCTGTTAATACTACGGTGTTATCGGGGGCGCGACCAATGGAAGCTACCCCATTATCAATGAGTATTTCCGAAACAGATGTGCTGCTGTGAATTTTGAGTTGGGCATTGGTTGATGGTAAACTCATGCAATATCTCCATTAGCTGGGAAACTGACTAGCTGTTGTTGACTACCAGCTAATCTAAACGCATACCTTCCCTCAAACCTTAGCACAATCACAGTTCTCCGGCTCAAGCGCCCGGTCTTCTGGATTAGTAGACTGATACATTTACGCGACATTTATCCGGCTATTGCCTGACAATGCGACGATAGCACTATTACCCGTTAAGGTAACAGAGGCGGTATCCCGCAAAGCTTTTAGAAAGATTCCAAAAGCACCGTTCCAGTCCCTGGGTAGAGTGAACCCGCACTCAGGACATCGGAACACTTTTGAGCCACCTAGCTGGGAATGGACATGACCACAGTGAGTACAGGTTTTGCTGGTGTATTCTTCCGTCACATCTACAACTGTGGTTCCAGTTATTTCCCCTTGATGTCTCAGGGTTAGTTTGAATCTATAATGCGCCCATGTCAGCATGGCGCGGGCAGTCTTAGACCTGATTAGACGCTTCACCTTGGCAACCATATCGGAAGTCTCGAAGGTGGGCAAAAAAATTAGGCTGTAGTTGTGAGTCAAGTAGTGAGCAATTTGTTTGTGGGCTTCATCCACTAAATTCCGGATTTTAGTTCTCATTCGTTGAGCCGCTTGCCTCATCCGTCGCCTTCTTGAACGACAGGGTTCCTTGGCGATTCGGCTCATCAAATCATCCAAATGTTGACATAGCCTAGTAATGCGTCCTATATCCCCGGAGCCAAATTCCAGAAACCGAGAGCCATCAAACCCAGTTATGAAAGTTCGCACACCCGGGTCTAATGCAATTACGCCATTCGCTTCAGTTGGGGTAACGGCAACTGGTTCAGGGAAAATCGCCAACCATCGACCTTTGGTAAACACCAACTGAGTCCCTTGCCCGCAAGTTTTAGGGATGGGTTCGGAAACCATGAAAGTTAATCCTTTCGTGAGTCTTGGATACCAACTCCCTGAAGAGAAATTAGTATTATTGAACTTAATCCCTTGAGAGCTGTCACGACAACTTCTAAACCTGGCATCAGGACTGGCTGAAAAGGCGAGATAGGCATCAAAGATGGCATTTTGCCGAATGTGGCAGGGTGTTTCTTTGACCCATTCGGGTAAGTCACTCTGCATCACTTTATTGCGTAACTTTAACTTGCTTAGTCGTTTACCACTCCGGGATAATGCAATTGCTTGGTTGTAGCAATACCGACAAGCAGCCAGCCATTTACGCCAGACTTGATTTAGCTCCGGGCTGGGGTAAATCCGGATCTTCTTTGACCTGAGTTTTGTATTTACTCCGTCCGTATAATCTGGAGCTAAAGCAGTGGAGGAGGGCGAGGATGTCCTCAACCATTTCTGGTTCTGGACTGAGACTTGTCTCGTTGAGAACCATGAGTGAGCAACTGTTTTGCTCACAGAGCCATCGAAACAAGTCAAATCCCCATATTGCCAATCAGTCTTTGTGGGCAACGACAACCATGCCGACATCTCCTGACAAATGATGTCCCAGTAAGGCCAGCATTTTCTTTCCCTTGAAGTTGAGCCCGCCTCCGATTTCTGAGACGACTTCTGCTTCGGGGTAGAGGTTGGACAGTGCGGCCACCTGTCGGTTGAGGTCTGACTGCTGGGCGCGGCTACTAACTCTGGCATAGATAACGACTTTGCGTTTGTCACTGCCTGATTTGGCAGTATATCACTCAACGTTGTATCGTCGTTGCCCAGCGGGGGTTCTGATGGTGTCGATTGAGCCATTGTCGTCCCATCTGCGGAGTGTTCTTTCATGGACTCCAAGGATTTGGGCGGCTTCCTTGGGTTTGACATATCTGGCAATAGGTTTATCCTCAACTCTTCTCGCTTATTAGACCCTATTGCCCTAAAATATTAACCTAATTTGAGATTAAATCATGCTCCAATGGCGATACCTTGGTCTAACCTGCTCTATAAAACTTAAACAAAACCCGACATAGCCGGATCTTGATGTTTATTTCTGGCTTCGTCCGGGACTGTCGGCAGCACCCCGTCCACAAGTGTAATCGTCGGAACCAGGCGATTTTTCTAAATTTATACTGGCGTTCAAATCTCTATCAATCTTCAGGCCACAGTTCTGACATTCAAAAGTCCGACGGACTAGGGGCATTTTTTGACGATAACCGCAATTAGAACACAGTTGACTGGATGGATAAAATCTATCGGCAATAATCAACTTTGAACCATAACGTTCTGCCTTGTAACCGAGTTGACGACGGAACTCATAAAATGAAGCATCAGCGATAGAACCCGCCAAACCATGATTTTTCAGCATACCTGACACATTCAAATCTTCAATGACTACTTGGCTGTGGTTCTTAGCCAAGAAAGTAGTTATTTTATGAATCGTGTCCCGCCGAATGTTTGCTACTCTTTGATGTAGCTTTTGAACTTTTAAGAGACATTTGGCCCAATTTTTCGAGCCTTTGACTTTGCGACTTAAATGACGTTGTAATCGAGCTAGTTTTTTGGTGGCTGCTTTATAAGCCTTGGGATTAGAGAATTGGGTCCCATCGGAGCAAGTCGCCAAATTGTTAATTCCTAGGTCTACCCCGATTCTCTCTCGGAATTTCGGTGTGATTTCTGGTGTGATTTCTACGAAAAAGCTCATATACCAGTCCCCTGCTTGGCGCGTTAGGGTGACTTTCTTAACCCAACTTTCGGGTAGACCCTCAAATGTAGAAACCCAGCCCACAAAAGGCAGCTTATGGCGAGTTCCTGACAACTTGAATGGTTTGCCGCCATTGTCAAGGGTAAAGCTATCATGGTGGCCTTTCTTCTTAAATTTAGGATAACTGCTTATTCCTTTGAAGAAGCGCTTAAAGGCGTCGCCTAAATTAATGAAGGCATATTGATAAACTCTAGAAGACAATTCGGACATCCAAGGATATTGAGGTTTCACATAATTCGTAAAAACCTTTTTGATGGAGTTGACGTTAGGCTTGAGTCCCTCTTCATAAGCTGACATCCATAAGTGTAATCCCCAATTGAACACAAATCGAGCATACCCCGCGTGTTTGGTCATCAAGGTAGCTTGACAGTCATTGAGTTTTAGTTTTGTCCGGAAAGCTTTGTAAGGGTTATGGTCGAAAGGGAAGTCGCCTTCCCCAACTCCACTTCCAAACCGTACTTGAGACTTTCACCTCATACGGCTCCTAATGTAGATACCCTTTTTGTCACTAGGAACAGGGTTACGAACCCCCGCTTTATGATTCCAACTTTGGGAGCTTGGCATACAACTCGTAGTCTTTAAACTCGCTCTCGTCATATTACTCCTACTTGTCGCAGTCTCCATATCTACACCGTGACTAGTGGGCATATCCTAATCATTACAATTAGGCATTGGCTTTCAGTCACATCCTTTCCCCTCAATGGTATACGCTTACACTTTTCACTACTCCTTGTGAGTAATATTGCTCACTTTTTTGATAAGGAGAACCAATGAGGAGTTTAAACGTTCCGTTTATATGGGCATTCCATCTTTAGACTTGTCCTCTCCACCGGGGTACTTAAAAAGGTCTGTGTAGGTGTTTTATGCAAAACCCTACTTTTCCCCTTGCTCTTTTGAGCGCAGCGTGGCAACCTATTACGCTGCTAAATCATTACGATGGTTCAAGCCAGACATTCGGTTTCCCTAGTCATGGATGGTTGGCAGTGGTCGCATTTGGTAGTAGGTTCTACCTCACGCCTTCCGTTCCCCGCTTCAATCCCAGAATCGTGTATCCTGAAATTGGGGGTGGCTATCGCCTTTACTCTCTACTCCCTGATTTCTCAGTTTGTTTATGACCTTGAGTCCCCTGCCTTGCTCAGATTTCTCCAAGCGTCGGGACATATAAACAGTTATGGGATGGTCAGGATACGAGTCCCTTATATTCCACCAAGGGGTGGAAGTCCCACTAGGAGGCTATTTCGGGCATTGCATCCCTATTTCACTCCTAAACGTCTCGCACGCATGATTGGATTTTACCATGAATCCGACTTGATGAGTATGTCGTCAGGGAAATTTGGCATGGTCTGGGGTTTGACCGTATATTCATTATTGAGTTGCGAATCTTTTGGGGTATTGTACCTTATTGTCCTAAGATGTAAAGCAAATCTTGGATTAAATTCTGGCTCTGTCTAACCTCCCTCAAGGCTAACATCACAAAAAAAGCGATCGCCCTTCGCTCAATTTTACAGCGATCGCTAGGTTTATGAAAAACAACCAGTTACTTCTATTATAATACCAACATCAACACAAGTCAACAATTCTTTCCCATTTAGCTGTAATTAAACTCGGTCTGATGCTCATTGAAACAAATGCCTTTACCAACTGGTTTATTAAATGCTGCTACTGTAAAAATTCAAGACTGAACAAGCTGTAATTAATGTTATAGGGAGGAACGCTATCAAAATTATTTAATCCCCGCGAGGATGATTAAACACCAAGGCTAGACCAATTTAACAGGGGGTTCTGTAAAAATAATGGGAATTTTGATAAAGATTGTGTAAAATGATAGCATCCTAATCTAGGCTCGTAACTGCGACCCGTGGGGACTAAGTTAACCCAGATTAGTGGTCAGGGAATTTGCATCAACGGTTGGGAAACCCATCAGCAACCTCTAGGAACTCTAGTTATGTCTGAACCGCTGATTTCTGCGATCATTTGTACCCATAATCGAGCCAACTACTTAGGGGCGGCGATCGATAGCTTGCTAGACCAGGAATTTGATGAGTTTGAGGTGATAGTGGTAGATAATGCTTCGAGCGATCGCACCCGTGAAATAGTCGAAAGCAAACTCGATCACCCTAAACTCGGTTATGTCTACGAGCCGATCACAGGTCTGTCCGTCGCCCGCAATACCGGAGCCAAAACCGCCCAGGCTCAAATTTTAGCTTACCTAGACGATGATGCCGTCGCTAGTCGCCAATGGCTAAGGGTACTCTACAGAGCGTATCAAGACAACCATAAACTAGCCGTAGCAGGAGGTCGCGTTACCTTAATTTGGCCAGAAGGCATCACCCCACCCCCATGGCTATCCCCCGGTTTAGCCGAAAACTTAGGAGCATATAACCTGGGAGATGATATCCTTTATATCACTAATCCCGGCTTAACCCCCAGAGGACTAAACTACTCTATCCGCCGCACCTTTCTTGACCAAATTGGAGGCTTTGACCCTAATCTAGGTAGAGTGGGAAAACGGCTGCTTTCTAACGAAGAACTGGTGATGACAGAAGAAGCTCTCAACCGAGGCTGGGAGGTGGCTTATATTCCCGATGCTTTGGTGGCTCATAATGTCGCTCCGGAAAGAGTTAAGCGCAGTTGGTTCATGGAGAGAGGCTGGTGGCAGGGAATTAGTGAGTGTTACCGTGAACAACTGTCAGGACGCGCCAACTGGGGACAATTAGGGCGGGGCGGCGAGAATATGGTCAGAGGACTTTACAAATCCCTAAAGTATTTTAACGATCCAGCTACCCGATTTGATAATTTGGTTTATGCTTATGGTCAAATTGGCTATTTAGGAGCGGCGATCGCTGGTTTGTTAAACATCAACAACACAGCCACCAAACCCAAAACATGAGAAATCACCTATCTTAATGGTCTACTTATCAACATTGTGTTATGAGCATTACTGCATCCAAAATTCCCGTTTCCGTGCTAATTCCTGCCAAAAATGAACAGGAAAACCTCCCCGCTTGTCTAGCTAGTGTGGCTGTGGCTGATGAAATTTTGGTGGTCGATTCTCAAAGTAGCGATCGCACTGTGGAAATTTCCGAGAGTCTGGGAGCTAAAGTTGTACAATTCCACTTCAATGGTCAATGGCCGAAAAAGAAAAACTGGTCCTTAGAAAACCTCCCCTTTCGTAATGAATGGGTGCTAATTGTGGACTGTGACGAACGCATCACCCCCGAATCTTGGCAAGAAATTGCCCAAAAAATCCAAGACCCGGAATATTCTGGCTATTACATTAATCGTCGGGTATTCTTCCTGGGGAAATGGATTCGCCACGGCGGTAAATATCCCGACTGGAACCTGCGTCTATTCAAGCATAAACTAGGTCGCTACGAAAATCTAAACACGGAGAATGTCCGCAATACCGGAGATAACGAAGTACACGAGCACGTAGTTATCTCGGAAGGAAAAGTCGGTTATCTTCAAGAAGATATGCTTCATGAGGATTTCCGGGATTTGTTCCACTGGATAGAACGCCATAACCGTTATTCTAACTGGGAAGCACGGGTTTACTACAATATCCTCACGGGTCAGGACGATAGTAAAACCATTGGGGCTGATTTATTTGGAGATGCAGTCCAGCGGAAACGCTTTTTAAAAACTATTTGGGTCCGACTGCCCTTTAAGCCTCTGTTGCGATTTATCCTATTCTATATTATCCAACTGGGTTTTTTGGATGGTCGCGCTGGCTATATTTATGGCCGACTATTGAGCCAATATGAATATCAAATTGGGGTGAAACTGTACGAATTGCGTCAATTTGGTGGTCAGTTGAATGTGGCTAAAACCACCACAAACACGGTCACGCCTCAGTCTGTACCTCAAACAGTGGAAAAATGACGAAAACCGACACATCGACAGAAGCCTGGGTTGATCTGCGAAAGTATGATCAATCTGGGTTTGACCGGGGGAAGCCAGGATGGTTTATTTTGCTGTGGTGGCTGGTTCAGGCGATCGCCTTTCCCCTCACTCCTCACCCGTTTAATAACATTCGCTGTGGGATTTTGCGACTGTTTGGGGCCAAAATTGGTCAAGGGGTAATTATTCGACCTACCGCTAGGTTTACTTACCCCTGGAAAGTGGCGATCGGTGATTATAGTTGGATTGGTGATGATGTGGTACTTTATAGCCTAGACCGTATCGAAATCGGTGAGCATTGCGTGATTTCTCAAAAGTCCTATTTGTGTACCGGAAGCCACGATATCCATGACCCCGCTTTTGGTCTACAAACCGCCTCAATCGCGATCGCCCCTGGGGTGTGGGTGGCTACAGATTGCTTTATCGGACCGGGTGTGGCGATCGGTGCTAATACAGTTGTCGGCGCTAGATCCAGCGTCTTCAGTGACCTACCAGCAGCCCAAATTTGCTTAGGAACCCCCTGTCGTCCCCATTCCCCCCGAAATCTCATAATTAACAATTAATAATTAATAATTAATAATTAATAATTATGGGGGCGGGTTCTGTTAGTTGATCGCCTTCCCACCCCACCATATTAATAAACCCGATCCAACTCGGGGCTGCTGTTATTCATTCATAGTCTTATAGGTCGATACTGCGGAAGGTGAACTGCGGTTGAGGTAGCGGAAAATCCAATACTTAAATACCGCATCTAATATAACCGGAAAAGTTGCAATAAAGAGAAAGTTAAAATCTCGACTTTCTGCTACTCCTAAATTTCTAGCCACACTTTCCATAATTACCTCCCATAATAATTAATAATTAATAATTATGGGGGCGGGTTCTGTTAGTTGATCGCCTTCCCACCCCACCATATTAATAAACCCGATCCAACTCGGGGCTGCTGTTATTCATTCATAGTCTTATAGGTCGATACTGCGGAAGGTGAACTGCGGTTGAGGTAGCGGAAAATCCAATACTTAAATACCGCATCTAATATAACCGGAAAAGTTGCAATAAAGAGAAAGTTAAAATCTCGACTTTCTGCTACTCCTAAATTTCTAGCCACACTTTCCATAATTACCTCCCATAATAATTAATAATTAATAATTATGGGGGCGGGTTCTGTTAGTTGATCGCCTTCCCACCCCACCATATTAATAAACCCGATCCAACTCGGGGCTGCTGTTATTCATTCATAGTCTTATAGGTCGATACTGCGGAAGGTGAACTGCGGTTGAGGTAGCGGAAAATCCAATACTTAAATACCGCATCTAATATAACCGGAAAAGTTGCAATAAAGAGAAAGTTAAAATCTCGACTTTCTGCTACTCCTAAATTTCTAGCCACACTTTCCATAATTACCTCCCATAATAATTAATAATTAATAATTATGGGGGCGGGTTCTGTTAGTTGATCGCCTTCCCACCCCACCATATTAATAAACCCGATCCAACTCGGGGCTGCTGTTATTCATTCATAGTCTTATAGGTCGATACTGCGGAAGGTGAACTGCGGTTGAGGTAGCGGAAAATCCAATACTTAAATACCGCATCTAATATAACCGGAAAAGTTGCAATAAAGAGAAAGTTAAAATCTCGACTTTCTGCTACTCCTAAATTTCTAGCCACACTTTCCATAATTACCTCCCATAATAATTAATAATTAATAATTATGGGGGCGGGTTCTGTTAGTTGATCGCCTTCCCACCCCACCATATTAATAAACCCGATCCAACTCGGGGCTGCTGTTATTCATTCATAGTCTTATAGGTCGATACTGCGGAAGGTGAACTGCGGTTGAGGTAGCGGAAAATCCAATACTTAAATACCGCATCTAATATAACCGGAAATGTTGCAATAAACAGAAAGTTAAAATCTCGACTTTCTGCTACTCCTAAATTTCTAGCCACACTTTCCATAATTACCTCCCATAATAATTAATAATTAATAATTATGGGGGCGGGTTCTGTTAGTTGATCGCCTTCCCACCCCACCATATTAATAAACCCGATCCAACTCGGGGCTGCTGTTATTCATTCATAGTCTTATAGGTCGATACTGTGGAAGGTGAACTGCGGTTGAGGTAGCGGAAAATCCAATACTTAAATACCGCATCTAATATAACCGGAAAAGTTGCAATAAAGAGAAAGTTAAAATCTCGACTTTCTGCTACTCCTAAATTTCTAGCCACACTTTCCATAATTACCTCCCATAATAATTAATAATTAATAATTATGGGGGCGGGTTCTGTTAGTTGATCGCCTTCCCACCCCACCATATTAATAAACCCGATCCAACTCGGGGCTGCTGTTATTCATTCATAGTCTTATAGGTCGATACTGCGGAAGGTGAACTGCGGTTGAGGTAGCGGAAAATCCAATACTTAAATACCGCATCTAATATAACCGGAAAAGTTGCAATAAAGAGAAAGTTAAAATCTCGACTTTCTGCTACTCCTAAATTTCTAGCCACACTTTCCATAATTACCTCCCATAATAATTAATAATTAATAATTATGGGGGCGGGTTCTGTTAGTTGATCGCCTTCCCACCCCACCATATTAATAAACCCGATCCAACTCGGGGCTGCTGTTATTCATTCATAGTCTTATAGGTCGATACTGCGGAAGGTGAACTGCGGTTGAGGTAGCGGAAAATCCAATACTTAAATACCGCATCTAATATAACCGGAAAAGTTGCAATAAAGAGAAAGTTAAAATCTCGACTTTCTGCTACTCCTAAATTTCTAGCCACACTTTCCATAATTACCTCCCATAATAATTAATAATTAATAATTATGGGGGCGGGTTCTGTTAGTTGATCGCCTTCCCACCCCACCATATTAATAAACCCGATCCAACTCGGGTCTGCTGTTATTCATTCATAGTCTTATAGGTCGATACTGCGGAAGGTGAACTGCGGTTGAGGTAGCGGAAAATCCAATACTTAAATACCGCATCTAATATAACCGGAAAAGTTGCAATAAAGAGAAAGTTAAAATCTCGACTTTCTGCTACTCCTAAATTTCTAGCCACACTTTCCATAATTACCTCCCATAATAATTAATAATTAATAATTATGGGGGCGGGTTCTGTTAGTTGATCGCCTTCCCACCCCACCATATTAATAAACCCGATCCAACTCGGGGCTGCTGTTATTCATTCATAGTCTTATAGGTCGATACTGCGGAAGGTGAACTGCGGTTGAGGTAGCGGAAAATCCAATACTTAAATACCGCATCTAATATAACCGGAAATGTTGCAATAAACAGAAAGTTAAAATCTCGACTTTCTGCTACTCCGAAATGTCTAGCCACACTTTCCAGAATTACCTCCCAACCGTGGGGGGAGTGGAAACCTACGAACATATCAGTTAACAAAATAATGATAAATGCCTTGGCGCTATCACTGAGACCATAAATTATATCCCCCATAAATGATTTCAAAACTTGCACTTCTTGCTTGTTGTTAGACAAAATTAACACAAACGTAAACACTGATATAATATCAGCAAAAATGTTTTTAATAGCATTAGAACTTAATGTGCGATATTCCTCGGCAATTTTGATGGCTTTGGCTTGGGTTCTTTCCTCCAACTCTTCCTCGGTTAATTCTGGTATGAAACCCACCATCATCTCAAACTTTAACCTGGCCTCATATCTCTCGATTTCCATCAATGCTTCTTCTTCCATGTCAACATTCATAAATATGGGCGTGTTTTCATTTACCCAAAATCTATCGACCAAGGGACCAACCACAAAGTTTTTCGACAATTGCTGAGTCAGAAGCGGCACTAAAATCAAAATGAGAATAAATCTAATTGCAATAATAGTTTTAACTTTCGATTTCCGATAATCTTTAATGACCTGTTCTTCTGACTCTGGGTTAAGTTCCCGTTTAATGCGAGTCACAGTTCTGAGCAAAGTTCGAGGTAGAAAGCTAGTGCCGGAGTTTTCAGATTGGAGGTTATCTTTAAGATTATTATCCGCTTTGGGGGGAGAAATAGGGATATCTGAACTGAGAATAGACTTAGACTTTTGGGGAAGCGAAACCAGTCCATTTTCTGGATCGTTAGGTATCAGAGAACGGCTTTCTAAGTCCTCAAGTTTTACCAGTGCTTTAGA includes:
- a CDS encoding proton extrusion protein PcxA, producing the protein MTSSNWTQFKRFLNRANQWFRDTPDRALDQALDAALKIRSLENEHFHGEAIGSSSDEYSDRVLSYFKSEVNRYLQVIQMRLAEFNTSRSIFAISEQIDPAELNRKLRNQDDIYDRHQDADTIAIVCEKLEFIDAVTSRYHQKKSPSKVPSTSKALVKLEDLESRSLIPNDPENGLVSLPQKSKSILSSDIPISPPKADNNLKDNLQSENSGTSFLPRTLLRTVTRIKRELNPESEEQVIKDYRKSKVKTIIAIRFILILILVPLLTQQLSKNFVVGPLVDRFWVNENTPIFMNVDMEEEALMEIERYEARLKFEMMVGFIPELTEEELEERTQAKAIKIAEEYRTLSSNAIKNIFADIISVFTFVLILSNNKQEVQVLKSFMGDIIYGLSDSAKAFIIILLTDMFVGFHSPHGWEVILESVARHFGVAESRDFNFLFIATFPVILDAVFKYWIFRYLNRSSPSAVSTYKTMNE
- a CDS encoding glycosyltransferase family 2 protein yields the protein MSITASKIPVSVLIPAKNEQENLPACLASVAVADEILVVDSQSSDRTVEISESLGAKVVQFHFNGQWPKKKNWSLENLPFRNEWVLIVDCDERITPESWQEIAQKIQDPEYSGYYINRRVFFLGKWIRHGGKYPDWNLRLFKHKLGRYENLNTENVRNTGDNEVHEHVVISEGKVGYLQEDMLHEDFRDLFHWIERHNRYSNWEARVYYNILTGQDDSKTIGADLFGDAVQRKRFLKTIWVRLPFKPLLRFILFYIIQLGFLDGRAGYIYGRLLSQYEYQIGVKLYELRQFGGQLNVAKTTTNTVTPQSVPQTVEK
- the hpsU gene encoding hormogonium polysaccharide biosynthesis acetyltransferase HpsU produces the protein MTKTDTSTEAWVDLRKYDQSGFDRGKPGWFILLWWLVQAIAFPLTPHPFNNIRCGILRLFGAKIGQGVIIRPTARFTYPWKVAIGDYSWIGDDVVLYSLDRIEIGEHCVISQKSYLCTGSHDIHDPAFGLQTASIAIAPGVWVATDCFIGPGVAIGANTVVGARSSVFSDLPAAQICLGTPCRPHSPRNLIINN